A genomic region of Kribbella sp. NBC_00382 contains the following coding sequences:
- a CDS encoding CoA-acylating methylmalonate-semialdehyde dehydrogenase — protein sequence MSIERITHLVGGTPWTGVSERTSKVYNPATGEATGELDLASAATVDEVVKVAHDASKAWGTISLTKRAQVLFAFRELLNARKEEIAALITAEHGKVLSDALGEVTRGLEVVEFACGIPHLLKGGFSENVSTNVDVYSIRQSLGVVAVISPFNFPAMVPLWFVPIAVACGNSVVIKPSEKDPSAVNAVAALWKEAGLPDGVMNVVHGDKEAVDRLLEHPDVKAVSFVGSTPIARYVYETGTKNGKRVQALGGAKNHMVVLPDADLDLAADAAVNAGFGSAGERCMAISALVAVEPVADDLIAKIRERMATLKTGDGTRGSDMGPLVTGPHRDKVVGYVEAGVEAGAELAVDGREGPFDGGDDGFWLGPTLFDKVTPDMSIYTDEIFGPVLSVLRVPSYDAALELVNSNPYGNGTAIFTNDGGAARRYQTEVEVGMVGVNVPIPVPMAYYSFGGWKNSLFGDTHAHGAEGVHFFTRGKVITSRWLDPSHGGLNLGFPTHE from the coding sequence GTGAGCATTGAGCGAATCACCCATCTGGTCGGCGGGACCCCGTGGACGGGAGTCTCCGAGCGGACCAGCAAGGTCTACAACCCGGCGACCGGCGAGGCGACCGGTGAGCTCGATCTGGCCTCGGCGGCGACCGTGGACGAGGTGGTGAAGGTCGCCCATGACGCCTCGAAGGCGTGGGGCACGATCTCGCTCACCAAGCGTGCGCAGGTGCTGTTCGCCTTCCGCGAGCTGCTGAACGCGCGCAAGGAGGAGATCGCCGCGCTGATCACCGCCGAGCACGGCAAGGTGCTCTCGGACGCGCTCGGCGAGGTCACCCGTGGGCTCGAGGTGGTCGAGTTCGCTTGTGGCATCCCGCACCTGCTCAAGGGCGGCTTCAGCGAGAACGTCTCGACCAACGTCGACGTCTACTCGATCCGCCAGTCGCTCGGCGTGGTCGCGGTCATCTCGCCGTTCAACTTCCCGGCGATGGTGCCGCTGTGGTTCGTCCCGATCGCGGTCGCCTGCGGCAACAGCGTGGTGATCAAGCCGTCCGAGAAGGACCCGTCCGCCGTGAACGCGGTCGCCGCGCTGTGGAAGGAGGCCGGGCTGCCCGACGGCGTGATGAACGTCGTCCACGGTGACAAGGAGGCCGTCGACCGGCTGCTCGAGCACCCCGACGTCAAGGCCGTCTCGTTCGTCGGCTCGACGCCGATCGCGCGCTACGTCTACGAGACCGGCACCAAGAACGGTAAGCGCGTCCAGGCTCTCGGCGGCGCCAAGAACCACATGGTCGTACTTCCGGACGCCGATCTCGACCTCGCTGCCGACGCCGCGGTCAACGCCGGCTTCGGCTCGGCGGGTGAGCGCTGCATGGCGATCTCCGCGCTGGTTGCGGTCGAGCCCGTCGCCGACGACCTGATCGCGAAGATCCGCGAGCGGATGGCGACGCTGAAGACCGGCGACGGCACCCGCGGCTCCGACATGGGCCCGCTGGTCACCGGACCGCACCGCGACAAGGTCGTCGGGTACGTCGAGGCGGGGGTCGAGGCCGGCGCGGAGCTGGCCGTCGACGGTCGCGAGGGTCCGTTCGACGGTGGCGACGACGGCTTCTGGCTCGGCCCGACGCTGTTCGACAAGGTCACCCCGGACATGTCGATCTACACCGACGAGATCTTCGGCCCGGTGCTGTCGGTGCTGCGCGTCCCGTCGTACGACGCGGCGCTGGAGCTGGTGAACTCCAACCCGTACGGCAACGGCACCGCGATCTTCACCAACGACGGCGGCGCCGCCCGGCGGTACCAGACCGAGGTGGAGGTCGGCATGGTCGGCGTCAACGTGCCGATCCCGGTCCCGATGGCGTACTACTCGTTCGGCGGCTGGAAGAACTCGCTGTTCGGCGACACCCACGCGCACGGCGCCGAGGGCGTGCACTTCTTCACCCGCGGCAAGGTCATCACCAGCCGCTGGCTGGACCCGTCCCACGGCGGCCTCAACCTGGGCTTCCCGACCCACGAGTGA
- a CDS encoding beta-N-acetylglucosaminidase domain-containing protein, with product MRRRPLSLLSVVGLVSLAAPLTFASPAASASTPPPLVSPHPQELTQRADGFSLTPVVGLVRGKDSDADSERVVRQLLDRAGVTVQTTDGADPGTPTTIWLGDGPLDGLRVASSAGLPAEGYVLATGRDGRGRNNVVLDGVDTDGTFYAAQTLTQLVQVRRGSASVPGVAIRDWPTMRYRGSIEGFYGTPWSQADRLDHVDYLGAHRMNTYEYAPKDDPYHREKWREPYPADKLAQLGELVGRARQNKVDFTFALSPGLDICYTSEQDFQALIAKFEALYALGGRSFNVPLDDIDYNTWHCDADRTKYGTGGAAAGRAQSELLNRVQREWVETKPDVAPLQMVPTEYYNVSESPYKKALREQLDSDVIVHWTGVGVVPQTITAAQAAAAKAVFGHNILIWDNYPVNDYAAGRLLLAPYSGREPALAADVVGVISNPMNQAAVSKVALYSFAELGWNPASYDENASWLRALTERADGDQRTVNALKVFADLNTYDGTLHSASAPVLQAAIDTFWQTWRNGDRAEAIAVLRPILKSVADAPATIRAGVADPAFAAEAESWLKATELWGQAMLRGLDLLTTLQSGNGARAWTARQEIDALVTQAKAIRDSRLPHSGTYPRIGERVVDELLAEIGRVHDRWLGVVPARAALTTLGTYQDNVPARMVDGDLNTFFWSNGTPAIDSAVRVDLGESTPIGDISLLMGKPGSVSDYIHSGALEYSVDGAHWTELTRATTAEVRSTAPAGTKARYVRYRALAADDFWVVVREFSVQTLGGGKTELTATGTPAPATGSSYQAAVDGNVSTAYVAGTAPVAGDALVATLSAPRALAAVTVLQRTAASGAAEVEVRVGGQWRQLGRVTRPYTELATNGLQAEAIRLVWKGSGATPQVAELIPRWADAPLVTLAVDDTDVVRGQATTVNVGLSAPVDVTGTLSVAAPPGWTVPADQQLDVARGFTRTVPVKLTPPADAPLAPVSIPVTFKVGGETYSSTFTASVRPKTATVNALLKRPVTASSVEPGTSFSPELAVDGDASTRWASGYDDASWLQVDLGARTQLGKVVLRWEAAFGSAYRLEVSDDGTTWTTAASVTGGDGGTDTVWLDAAGRYLRMQGVDRATTYGYSLYELEAYPVAP from the coding sequence ATGCGTCGCCGCCCGCTGTCCTTGCTGTCCGTCGTCGGTTTGGTCTCGCTGGCCGCACCGCTCACCTTCGCCTCACCCGCCGCATCAGCCAGTACTCCGCCACCCCTCGTCTCGCCCCATCCCCAGGAGCTGACTCAGCGGGCCGACGGGTTCTCGCTCACCCCTGTGGTCGGGCTGGTCCGCGGCAAGGACTCCGACGCGGACAGCGAGCGCGTTGTCCGGCAACTGCTCGACCGCGCCGGCGTGACGGTGCAGACAACCGACGGCGCCGACCCAGGTACGCCGACCACCATCTGGCTCGGCGACGGCCCCTTGGACGGGCTCCGGGTCGCAAGTAGCGCAGGCTTGCCTGCCGAGGGGTACGTGCTGGCTACCGGTCGCGACGGACGTGGGCGCAACAACGTAGTACTGGATGGCGTTGACACGGACGGCACCTTCTACGCCGCGCAGACGTTGACGCAGCTGGTGCAGGTCCGGCGCGGGAGTGCTTCGGTCCCCGGCGTCGCGATCAGGGACTGGCCGACGATGCGCTACCGCGGCTCGATCGAGGGCTTCTACGGCACACCGTGGTCGCAGGCCGACCGGCTGGATCACGTCGACTACCTCGGCGCGCATCGGATGAACACCTACGAGTACGCGCCGAAGGACGACCCGTACCACCGGGAGAAGTGGCGTGAGCCCTACCCGGCCGACAAGCTCGCGCAGTTGGGTGAACTCGTCGGCCGCGCCCGGCAGAACAAGGTCGACTTCACCTTCGCGCTCTCCCCTGGGCTCGACATCTGCTACACGTCGGAGCAGGACTTCCAGGCGCTGATCGCGAAGTTCGAGGCGCTCTACGCGCTCGGCGGACGGTCGTTCAACGTGCCGCTCGACGACATCGACTACAACACCTGGCATTGCGACGCCGACCGGACGAAGTACGGGACCGGTGGAGCGGCGGCCGGCCGGGCGCAGAGCGAGTTACTGAACCGCGTCCAGCGCGAGTGGGTCGAGACCAAGCCTGACGTCGCGCCGCTGCAGATGGTGCCGACGGAGTACTACAACGTCTCGGAAAGCCCGTATAAGAAGGCATTGCGGGAGCAGCTCGACTCCGACGTCATCGTGCACTGGACCGGCGTCGGGGTAGTACCGCAGACGATCACGGCTGCTCAGGCGGCCGCGGCGAAGGCTGTGTTCGGGCACAACATCCTGATCTGGGACAACTATCCGGTCAACGACTACGCGGCCGGACGGTTGCTACTCGCTCCGTACAGCGGTCGTGAACCCGCCCTCGCCGCCGATGTCGTCGGCGTCATCTCGAACCCGATGAACCAGGCCGCGGTCAGCAAGGTCGCGCTGTACTCCTTTGCCGAGCTCGGCTGGAACCCTGCCTCGTACGACGAGAACGCCTCCTGGCTTCGTGCCCTTACTGAGCGAGCCGATGGCGATCAGCGCACGGTCAACGCTCTGAAGGTGTTCGCCGACCTCAACACGTACGACGGCACGCTCCACTCGGCGAGTGCCCCTGTTCTGCAGGCCGCGATCGACACCTTCTGGCAGACCTGGCGCAATGGCGACCGGGCCGAGGCGATTGCCGTACTCCGGCCCATCCTGAAGTCCGTCGCCGACGCGCCGGCCACGATCCGCGCCGGGGTGGCCGACCCGGCCTTCGCCGCCGAGGCGGAATCGTGGCTCAAGGCAACCGAACTGTGGGGTCAGGCGATGCTGCGCGGCCTCGATCTGCTGACCACCCTTCAGTCCGGGAACGGCGCCCGTGCCTGGACGGCCCGGCAGGAGATCGACGCGCTGGTCACGCAGGCCAAGGCGATCCGGGACAGCAGGCTGCCGCACAGCGGGACGTATCCGCGGATCGGCGAGCGGGTGGTCGACGAACTGCTCGCGGAGATCGGCCGGGTCCACGATCGCTGGCTCGGCGTCGTCCCGGCGCGGGCTGCGTTGACGACGCTCGGTACCTATCAGGACAATGTTCCGGCGCGGATGGTCGACGGCGATCTGAACACCTTCTTCTGGAGCAACGGCACTCCGGCGATTGACTCCGCGGTGCGGGTCGACCTTGGCGAGAGCACGCCGATCGGCGACATCTCTTTGCTGATGGGGAAACCGGGCAGCGTTAGTGACTACATCCACTCTGGCGCCCTGGAGTACTCGGTCGACGGAGCTCATTGGACTGAGTTGACCCGCGCGACCACGGCTGAGGTTCGCTCGACGGCGCCGGCGGGGACCAAGGCGCGCTATGTCCGGTACCGGGCGCTGGCGGCGGATGACTTCTGGGTCGTGGTCCGTGAGTTCTCAGTGCAGACTCTCGGCGGCGGCAAGACGGAACTGACGGCCACCGGTACGCCGGCGCCCGCCACCGGCTCGTCGTACCAGGCAGCTGTCGACGGCAACGTCTCGACGGCCTATGTGGCGGGCACTGCGCCAGTAGCCGGGGATGCCTTGGTGGCGACGCTGTCGGCGCCTCGAGCGCTTGCGGCGGTGACCGTGCTCCAGCGGACGGCTGCTAGCGGTGCCGCCGAGGTAGAGGTGCGCGTTGGCGGTCAGTGGCGTCAGCTTGGCCGGGTAACCAGGCCCTACACCGAGTTGGCGACCAACGGCCTTCAAGCCGAGGCGATTCGCCTTGTGTGGAAGGGCTCGGGCGCTACTCCGCAGGTAGCCGAGCTGATCCCCCGCTGGGCGGATGCACCTTTGGTGACTCTTGCTGTCGATGACACCGACGTCGTGCGCGGTCAAGCCACCACGGTCAACGTCGGTCTGTCCGCGCCCGTGGATGTCACGGGCACGCTCTCTGTCGCAGCTCCTCCTGGCTGGACGGTGCCTGCCGACCAGCAACTCGACGTGGCCCGTGGCTTCACCCGTACGGTCCCCGTCAAGCTGACTCCGCCCGCCGACGCACCCCTCGCGCCCGTCTCCATCCCGGTGACTTTCAAGGTCGGCGGCGAGACCTACAGCAGCACGTTCACCGCGTCGGTCCGTCCGAAGACTGCCACCGTCAACGCTTTGCTGAAACGGCCGGTCACCGCGTCGAGTGTCGAGCCTGGTACATCCTTCTCGCCGGAGCTCGCCGTTGACGGGGATGCGAGCACACGCTGGGCTTCCGGGTACGACGACGCCTCCTGGCTGCAGGTCGACCTCGGCGCTCGCACCCAACTCGGCAAGGTGGTCCTGCGATGGGAGGCGGCCTTCGGATCGGCCTATCGGTTGGAGGTTTCCGACGACGGTACGACCTGGACGACGGCCGCCTCGGTGACCGGTGGGGACGGCGGCACCGACACCGTCTGGCTCGACGCCGCCGGCCGGTACCTCCGGATGCAGGGCGTCGATCGCGCAACGACGTACGGCTACTCCCTGTATGAATTGGAGGCCTACCCGGTCGCGCCGTAA
- a CDS encoding Gfo/Idh/MocA family protein, which yields MEPLRIGILGAARIAGRTIAEPARLTGARLVAVAARDTGRAEAFAAEHGVERVLDSYQAVIDDPEVEAIYNPLANGLHGPWNLRAIAAGKHVLTEKPSASNAAEAAAVRDAAREHGVVVMEGFHYVFHPVTRRLHELLAKGELGELQHVEATMVMPPPADDDPRWSLQLAGGAVMDVGCYALHAQRMLAPWGGGAPKLASARAGERKRLPGVDEWLNADLVFPNGATGAVRTSMAGEDVDFSLRIIGTRGEAFAPSFVLPHLDDRVTVKTKEDTWVERLGTRSSYTYQLEAFAAHLRNGAPLITDADDAHATMELIDACYREAGLQPRPRTVIG from the coding sequence ATGGAACCGCTTCGCATCGGAATCCTCGGCGCCGCCCGGATCGCGGGTCGCACGATCGCCGAACCGGCCCGGCTGACCGGCGCCCGGCTGGTCGCGGTCGCTGCCCGGGATACCGGCCGGGCGGAGGCGTTCGCCGCCGAGCACGGGGTGGAGCGGGTGCTGGACAGCTATCAGGCGGTCATCGACGACCCGGAGGTCGAGGCGATCTACAACCCGCTCGCCAACGGGCTGCACGGCCCGTGGAATCTCCGGGCGATTGCCGCCGGCAAGCATGTGCTGACCGAGAAGCCGTCGGCGAGCAACGCGGCCGAGGCAGCTGCGGTACGTGACGCTGCGCGCGAGCATGGCGTAGTAGTGATGGAGGGCTTCCACTACGTCTTCCACCCGGTGACTCGGCGACTGCACGAGCTACTGGCGAAGGGTGAGCTCGGGGAGCTGCAGCACGTAGAGGCGACCATGGTGATGCCGCCACCGGCCGACGACGACCCCCGCTGGTCACTGCAGCTCGCTGGTGGCGCAGTGATGGATGTCGGCTGCTATGCGCTGCATGCTCAGCGGATGCTCGCCCCCTGGGGTGGCGGTGCGCCGAAGCTGGCCAGTGCCCGGGCAGGTGAGCGCAAGCGTCTTCCTGGTGTGGACGAGTGGCTCAATGCCGACCTGGTGTTCCCCAACGGGGCTACTGGTGCAGTACGGACGAGCATGGCTGGTGAGGACGTCGACTTCAGCCTGCGGATCATCGGTACCCGCGGTGAGGCCTTCGCACCGAGCTTCGTCCTGCCGCATCTGGACGACCGGGTCACGGTGAAGACCAAGGAGGACACCTGGGTCGAGCGGCTGGGCACCAGGTCCTCCTACACGTACCAACTGGAGGCGTTCGCCGCGCACCTCCGCAACGGCGCACCGCTGATCACGGACGCCGACGACGCCCACGCCACGATGGAGCTCATCGACGCCTGCTACCGCGAGGCAGGACTTCAACCCCGGCCGCGCACAGTGATCGGTTAA
- a CDS encoding phytanoyl-CoA dioxygenase family protein, with protein MTWLKPEDVRLADLLTVLEDRTDAADYPFAEAIEQEVPLYDAARIRKEDPLEVQAELAKALSDGPGIVVLKGAFGNEVVDAATAEFGGMIEEQHRAGTAAGDHFAKPGANDRVWNALEKLALRAPEVFAAYYSNDLLALTAKAWLGPAYQVTSQVNVVNPGGEGQTVHRDYHLGFQSNEVAAAYPAHVHKLSSVLTLQGAVAHCDMPVESGPTLYLPHSHKYELGYLAWRQPEFGEHFVAHHVQLPLAKGDAVFFNPALFHAAGSNHSTDIFRMANLLQISSAFGRAMETVDRVRMAVTLYPVLRTLRHDDAFDLDNVIAASAEGYAFPTNLDRDQPIGGLAPQTQADLVRQALAEDWPDIRLQQALEVHAVRRRTDDV; from the coding sequence ATGACCTGGCTGAAGCCCGAAGACGTCCGCCTGGCCGACCTGCTGACGGTTCTTGAGGACCGTACCGACGCCGCCGACTACCCGTTCGCCGAGGCGATCGAGCAGGAGGTGCCGCTGTACGACGCTGCCCGCATCCGCAAGGAGGATCCGCTGGAGGTCCAGGCCGAGCTGGCGAAAGCGCTCAGTGACGGGCCGGGCATCGTCGTACTGAAAGGGGCCTTCGGCAACGAGGTGGTCGATGCGGCGACCGCCGAGTTCGGCGGGATGATCGAGGAGCAGCATCGGGCCGGAACCGCGGCCGGTGATCACTTCGCCAAGCCGGGCGCGAACGACCGGGTCTGGAACGCCTTGGAGAAGCTGGCATTGCGCGCCCCCGAGGTCTTCGCGGCGTACTACTCCAACGACCTGCTCGCGTTGACGGCAAAGGCGTGGCTCGGACCGGCGTACCAGGTCACATCGCAGGTGAACGTTGTGAATCCGGGAGGTGAAGGTCAGACGGTGCACCGTGACTATCACCTCGGCTTCCAGTCGAACGAGGTCGCGGCTGCCTACCCTGCCCATGTACACAAGCTGTCCAGCGTGCTGACGCTGCAGGGAGCCGTCGCGCACTGTGACATGCCGGTGGAGAGCGGGCCGACCCTCTACCTGCCGCACTCGCACAAATACGAGCTCGGCTACCTCGCCTGGCGGCAACCCGAGTTCGGCGAGCACTTCGTCGCACATCACGTGCAGTTACCGCTGGCCAAGGGCGATGCGGTGTTCTTCAACCCGGCACTGTTCCACGCGGCCGGCAGCAACCACTCGACCGATATCTTCCGGATGGCGAACCTGCTGCAGATCTCGTCCGCCTTCGGCCGCGCGATGGAGACCGTCGACCGGGTCCGGATGGCGGTCACCCTCTATCCCGTACTGCGTACTCTGCGGCACGATGACGCCTTCGATCTGGACAACGTCATCGCCGCCAGCGCCGAGGGATACGCTTTCCCGACCAACCTGGACCGGGACCAGCCCATCGGCGGTCTCGCTCCCCAGACCCAGGCCGACCTGGTCCGCCAAGCCCTCGCCGAGGACTGGCCCGACATCCGGCTGCAGCAGGCCCTCGAAGTGCACGCCGTACGCCGCCGTACGGATGACGTCTGA
- a CDS encoding LacI family DNA-binding transcriptional regulator — MPRATMEDVARLAGVSRALVSIVYRDAPGASDATRARVLAAGNELGYRPDHRARLLGRTRTRLLGVTFDVRAPFHGELVEALYSAAEAAGYDLTLSAVAPSRAESRAVQSLLDYRCEALILLGPQLSASALSALAESQPVIAVGRNVRAAGVDVVRTDDSAGSRLAVEHLLSLGHSRILHIDGLKTPGATERRTGYRKAMRHAGLEPVIQPGGRTEVDGADAAKTFLNDAPPVTAVTLFNDRLAMGFLDTIRQSHLEIPEDLSVVGYDNTTIAALSHISLTTVAQNTAALATQTLTTAHARLTGAPSTTPVVIPPTLIARCTTAPPREESPR; from the coding sequence GTGCCCCGCGCCACGATGGAGGATGTCGCCCGGCTGGCCGGGGTGTCGCGGGCGCTCGTGTCGATCGTGTACCGCGATGCGCCGGGCGCCAGCGATGCGACCAGGGCGCGGGTACTGGCCGCAGGGAACGAGCTCGGCTACCGGCCCGACCATCGGGCCCGGCTACTGGGCCGTACCAGAACGCGACTGCTCGGCGTGACCTTCGACGTCCGGGCGCCCTTCCATGGTGAATTGGTCGAAGCCCTGTACTCCGCTGCGGAAGCCGCCGGCTACGACCTCACCCTCAGCGCCGTCGCCCCGTCGCGGGCCGAGTCCCGAGCCGTGCAGTCCTTACTGGACTACCGCTGCGAGGCGCTGATCCTCCTTGGCCCACAGCTCTCCGCATCCGCGCTCTCAGCCCTGGCCGAGTCACAGCCCGTCATCGCGGTCGGCCGCAACGTCAGGGCGGCCGGCGTCGACGTAGTACGGACCGATGACTCGGCCGGCTCGCGGCTGGCCGTGGAACACCTGCTGTCTTTGGGCCATTCGCGCATCCTGCACATCGACGGCCTCAAGACCCCCGGCGCGACGGAGCGGCGTACCGGCTATCGCAAGGCCATGCGTCACGCCGGCCTCGAGCCGGTCATCCAACCCGGCGGGCGCACGGAGGTCGACGGAGCCGACGCCGCCAAGACCTTCCTGAACGACGCCCCGCCCGTCACCGCCGTCACCCTCTTCAACGACCGCCTGGCGATGGGCTTCTTGGACACCATCCGCCAATCCCACTTGGAGATCCCCGAAGACCTGTCGGTGGTCGGCTACGACAACACCACCATCGCCGCGCTCTCCCACATCAGCCTCACCACCGTTGCCCAGAACACCGCTGCCCTCGCCACCCAGACCCTCACGACGGCTCATGCCCGCCTGACCGGCGCCCCATCCACCACGCCTGTAGTAATACCGCCAACTCTCATCGCCCGCTGCACGACCGCTCCGCCACGAGAGGAGTCACCCCGATGA